One region of Epilithonimonas zeae genomic DNA includes:
- a CDS encoding purine-nucleoside phosphorylase → MLEKFKETAEFIKNIIGETPDFAIVLGSGLGKLQHEVEAIHTLDYKDIPNFPQTTVVGHGGKLIYGILEGKKVLMMSGRFHYYEGHSMETVTFPFRVFHLLGIKNLILSNACGGVNPNFKVADIMVLTDHINMMPEHPLRGKNIDELGPRFVDMSEPYNRKMIELAKQIAVQENIDLKEGVYVALTGPTFETPAEYGMVKAIGGDAVGMSTVPEVIVAKHQGMDCFCLSIITDLGGPDISFAVSHEEVLEAANKAMPSVIKIVKGLVKNYN, encoded by the coding sequence ATGTTAGAAAAGTTTAAAGAAACGGCAGAATTCATCAAAAACATTATCGGGGAAACTCCTGATTTTGCTATTGTTTTGGGTTCTGGTCTTGGAAAACTTCAACACGAGGTTGAGGCTATTCATACTTTAGATTATAAAGACATTCCGAATTTCCCCCAAACTACAGTTGTTGGTCACGGCGGAAAATTGATTTACGGAATTCTCGAAGGCAAAAAAGTTTTGATGATGAGTGGGCGTTTTCATTATTATGAAGGTCATTCTATGGAAACTGTCACTTTTCCTTTCCGAGTTTTTCACTTATTAGGAATTAAGAATTTGATTTTATCTAATGCTTGTGGCGGCGTGAATCCCAACTTCAAAGTAGCGGATATTATGGTTTTAACCGATCATATCAATATGATGCCCGAGCATCCGTTGAGGGGTAAAAACATTGATGAATTGGGACCTCGTTTTGTGGATATGAGTGAGCCTTATAATCGCAAAATGATTGAACTAGCTAAACAAATTGCTGTTCAGGAAAACATAGATTTAAAAGAAGGTGTCTATGTCGCTTTGACAGGTCCAACTTTTGAAACACCTGCAGAATACGGAATGGTAAAAGCCATTGGCGGAGATGCTGTTGGAATGAGTACTGTTCCGGAAGTGATTGTTGCAAAACATCAGGGAATGGATTGTTTCTGTCTTTCTATCATCACAGATTTAGGAGGTCCTGATATTTCCTTCGCTGTTTCTCATGAAGAAGTTTTGGAAGCAGCCAACAAAGCAATGCCTAGCGTCATCAAAATTGTAAAAGGTCTCGTAAAAAATTATAATTAA
- a CDS encoding T9SS type A sorting domain-containing protein, with protein sequence MFKKNLLLGIPLFISGMFFSQFSTGMVSLPTTSMSIKIDVDATNVTMTLTGSSTSWLGIGFSNEGMKSGADGFIYNSSADRDYTFNGVGVAPSADAVQNWTELSNTVASGIRTLVVRRTLAGGAGDYAFTNAAGSLPIFYGKGTSTALAYHGAGNKDYATLTFSPALAVDDVNSSAKKIGVYPNPVKDILNFTNADKISSVKIYDSTGKQVVSQKSVVSLDVSQLMKGVYFIEFENIDGSKSYEKLIKN encoded by the coding sequence ATGTTTAAAAAAAATCTACTTTTAGGAATTCCGCTTTTTATCAGCGGTATGTTCTTTTCTCAGTTTTCTACTGGGATGGTCAGTTTGCCCACAACTTCTATGTCAATAAAAATTGATGTTGATGCTACAAATGTCACTATGACTTTAACCGGGAGTAGTACCAGTTGGTTAGGAATTGGATTCAGTAATGAAGGGATGAAATCAGGAGCGGATGGCTTTATTTACAATAGCAGTGCTGATAGAGACTACACTTTTAATGGAGTAGGAGTAGCTCCATCGGCAGATGCTGTACAAAACTGGACAGAGCTTTCTAATACAGTCGCTTCCGGAATACGGACTTTGGTAGTAAGAAGAACTCTTGCGGGAGGAGCTGGTGATTACGCATTTACGAATGCTGCAGGAAGTCTTCCTATATTCTATGGTAAGGGAACTTCCACAGCTTTGGCGTACCATGGCGCAGGAAATAAAGATTATGCAACTTTGACATTCTCTCCTGCTCTGGCTGTTGATGATGTTAATTCTTCAGCGAAGAAAATAGGCGTTTATCCTAATCCTGTAAAAGATATCTTGAATTTTACTAATGCGGATAAAATCAGTTCGGTTAAAATTTATGATTCGACCGGAAAACAAGTGGTATCTCAAAAATCCGTTGTAAGTCTGGATGTTTCTCAATTGATGAAAGGTGTTTATTTCATAGAATTTGAAAATATAGATGGCTCCAAGAGTTATGAAAAGTTAATCAAGAATTAA
- a CDS encoding ankyrin repeat domain-containing protein, whose product MKKYFTVIFLIMFFVLSFSQTKNVFDIARSGTLEEMKALVSQNPDIINSKNERGFTPLILACYRGNTEVAKYLIDNVKDLNYLSQEGTALSSLCINYNKELVEKMLSKNADPNIQDSFGNTPLLWAVKRGNLELVKILLQNKADRTIKDSLGISAFEYAVKSNNNEMINLLKF is encoded by the coding sequence ATGAAAAAATATTTTACAGTAATTTTTTTGATAATGTTTTTCGTGTTGAGTTTTTCTCAGACTAAAAATGTTTTTGATATCGCACGAAGCGGAACTCTTGAAGAAATGAAAGCTTTGGTTAGTCAAAATCCGGATATCATTAATTCTAAAAATGAAAGAGGTTTTACACCTTTGATTTTGGCTTGTTACAGAGGCAATACCGAGGTTGCAAAATATCTGATTGATAACGTAAAAGACTTGAACTATCTCAGTCAGGAAGGAACAGCGCTTTCGTCGCTTTGTATTAATTATAATAAAGAACTTGTAGAAAAAATGTTATCAAAAAATGCTGACCCTAATATTCAGGATTCTTTTGGAAATACTCCACTTTTATGGGCCGTAAAAAGAGGAAATCTGGAACTCGTAAAAATACTTTTACAAAATAAAGCGGACAGAACTATAAAAGATTCGCTTGGAATTTCGGCGTTTGAATATGCTGTGAAATCTAATAATAATGAAATGATTAATCTTCTAAAATTTTAA
- a CDS encoding YceI family protein encodes MKALVFFMGIIITSNFAFAQKYSTKTGKITFEASVPLFEDVYAENNNSTTIMNADTGDIASLAMVNGFTFKVSLMQEHFNENYAESTKYPKTSFKGKIQNFNKSDLSAKPKAYTISGTLNFHGVDNAVQSTANIYLKDDKIVVQGKFVAKTADYKVKIPKMVAAKVAENVNVNYNFLLQK; translated from the coding sequence ATGAAAGCTTTAGTTTTTTTTATGGGCATTATTATAACCTCGAATTTCGCCTTTGCTCAAAAATATTCTACCAAAACCGGGAAAATTACTTTTGAAGCTTCGGTTCCGCTATTTGAAGATGTGTATGCCGAGAATAACAATTCGACAACAATCATGAATGCCGATACCGGCGATATTGCCTCGCTTGCAATGGTCAATGGATTTACGTTTAAAGTTAGTCTCATGCAGGAACATTTTAATGAAAACTATGCAGAATCTACCAAATATCCTAAGACAAGCTTTAAGGGGAAAATCCAGAATTTTAATAAAAGCGATTTGTCAGCCAAACCAAAAGCTTACACCATTTCCGGAACATTGAATTTCCACGGTGTTGATAATGCAGTTCAATCAACGGCTAACATCTATCTGAAAGATGACAAGATTGTTGTTCAGGGAAAATTTGTCGCAAAAACTGCAGATTATAAAGTTAAAATTCCAAAAATGGTGGCTGCAAAAGTGGCGGAAAATGTGAACGTGAACTATAACTTCTTACTTCAGAAATAA
- a CDS encoding c-type cytochrome: MKKTIKLFIPVLGFLMLMSCDTKTFEEISDVKPITETVSYNKNVKTIIDNNCVVCHSPTGSNPYFPLTDYTAVKNSIDNILDRIQRANGDPLKMPQGGTLSQDNINLIIKWKADGLLEN, from the coding sequence ATGAAAAAAACAATAAAACTATTCATTCCGGTTTTGGGATTTTTGATGTTGATGAGTTGCGATACCAAAACTTTTGAAGAAATTTCTGATGTGAAGCCGATTACAGAAACAGTGAGCTACAACAAAAATGTGAAAACAATCATTGATAATAATTGTGTCGTTTGCCACTCGCCGACGGGTTCTAATCCTTATTTTCCTCTCACGGATTACACGGCTGTGAAAAATTCTATTGACAACATTCTGGACAGAATCCAGAGAGCTAACGGCGACCCTTTGAAAATGCCTCAGGGTGGAACATTGTCTCAGGATAATATCAACCTGATCATCAAATGGAAAGCAGATGGTTTACTGGAAAATTAA
- a CDS encoding DUF5777 family beta-barrel protein, producing the protein MLKFLSFISLFILIFSYAQDDLLKEIDTVKTEESYSPSFKALQVVTAQSTKLPARKEFYLDISHRFGDVSDGFKNFFGLDNATTKLGVIYGLEDWLALSASRHTYQKTYEFGAKYRLFKQEKESPFDIVGYNVLDINSELRKDDFPKLEFSDRFAYLSQLLISRRFTENLTLQLMPSFVHKNLIEPTIDSKNLFSTGLGGRYKISKRVSINAEYFYNFEDKNFYKNPLSVGMDIDTGGHVFQLVFSNSQANTETGYISNATGDWGKGHFFFGFNLYRVF; encoded by the coding sequence ATGTTGAAATTTTTATCATTTATTTCTCTATTTATTTTAATTTTCTCTTATGCACAGGATGATTTGTTAAAAGAAATTGATACTGTAAAAACTGAAGAATCATATTCTCCTAGTTTCAAGGCACTGCAGGTTGTTACTGCGCAATCCACAAAATTACCTGCAAGAAAAGAATTCTATCTTGACATTTCTCATAGATTCGGGGATGTAAGTGATGGGTTCAAAAATTTCTTCGGATTAGATAATGCGACCACAAAATTAGGCGTAATCTATGGCTTGGAAGATTGGCTTGCCTTGAGTGCTTCCCGGCATACTTACCAAAAAACTTATGAGTTTGGTGCAAAATATAGACTATTCAAACAGGAAAAAGAATCGCCATTTGATATTGTTGGTTACAATGTTTTGGACATCAATTCGGAACTCAGAAAAGATGATTTCCCAAAGTTGGAATTTTCCGACAGATTTGCCTATCTATCTCAATTGTTGATTTCAAGAAGATTCACAGAGAATCTGACCTTACAATTGATGCCAAGTTTTGTTCATAAAAATCTCATCGAACCAACCATTGACAGCAAAAATCTCTTCTCAACAGGTTTAGGCGGAAGATATAAAATCTCGAAACGGGTTTCTATCAACGCAGAATATTTCTACAATTTCGAGGATAAGAACTTTTACAAAAATCCTTTATCTGTAGGGATGGACATCGATACTGGCGGACACGTGTTCCAGTTGGTTTTCAGTAACTCGCAGGCCAACACGGAAACCGGTTACATTTCCAATGCGACTGGTGATTGGGGAAAAGGACATTTCTTTTTTGGGTTTAATCTTTACAGAGTTTTTTAA
- a CDS encoding Crp/Fnr family transcriptional regulator: protein MGNSDFIKRKFEKFDEGFYQELKEHGIFTSVNAKQELIAEGDKVKFIPILIKGSVKVYNLNDGKELVYYYISPGESCIMTFSTIFTDKVSRIYAVSEEKSDVLLLPVSQFLIWLQKYPMLNQMFFLEYDSRYKFMMETINKIVFQKLDHRVLEYLHERIKRNGADAVKVSHKKIADELGTAREVVSRILKKFEKEGLISQTPLGIEIFEKR, encoded by the coding sequence ATGGGAAACTCGGATTTCATCAAAAGAAAATTTGAAAAATTTGATGAAGGCTTTTATCAGGAACTCAAAGAACACGGGATTTTTACCTCGGTCAATGCTAAACAAGAATTGATTGCTGAAGGTGATAAGGTAAAATTTATCCCTATACTTATAAAGGGTTCGGTAAAGGTGTATAATTTGAATGACGGGAAAGAGCTTGTTTATTATTATATATCACCAGGTGAGAGTTGCATTATGACTTTTTCTACGATATTCACCGATAAAGTGAGCCGAATCTACGCCGTCTCTGAGGAAAAATCCGATGTTCTTCTTCTGCCCGTTTCTCAATTTTTAATTTGGCTTCAGAAATATCCCATGCTGAACCAAATGTTTTTCCTGGAATATGATTCCCGATATAAGTTTATGATGGAGACAATCAATAAAATTGTTTTCCAAAAGCTTGACCATAGGGTGTTGGAATATCTCCACGAACGAATCAAAAGAAATGGGGCTGATGCTGTAAAGGTCTCCCACAAGAAGATTGCTGATGAATTGGGAACAGCGAGGGAAGTCGTAAGTCGTATTCTGAAAAAATTTGAAAAAGAAGGATTGATTTCACAAACCCCATTAGGGATAGAAATATTTGAAAAACGGTGA
- a CDS encoding TlpA family protein disulfide reductase: MKRILVYILLFVFQLGFSQEVPKVLKTKFSKEALAQKLQDENGKETSIKDILHQHKGKVLILDFWAGWCRDCLKAFPKAKELEANNPNIDFVFLSLERSKEGFDKSLEKHEMTDKENYWFASGWKNNFNNYVDLNWIPRYIVVDQKSDIAKYYAISPEDPEIQSTIDKLTK; the protein is encoded by the coding sequence ATGAAGAGGATATTAGTTTACATCTTATTATTTGTGTTTCAATTGGGATTTTCTCAGGAAGTTCCAAAAGTTCTGAAAACCAAATTTTCCAAAGAAGCACTCGCTCAAAAATTACAGGATGAAAATGGAAAAGAAACTTCCATAAAAGATATTTTGCATCAGCACAAAGGAAAAGTTTTGATACTAGATTTCTGGGCCGGTTGGTGTAGAGACTGTCTAAAAGCATTTCCAAAAGCTAAAGAACTGGAAGCAAACAATCCCAATATAGATTTTGTTTTCCTTTCACTGGAACGCTCAAAAGAAGGTTTTGATAAAAGCCTCGAAAAGCACGAAATGACTGACAAAGAAAACTATTGGTTTGCTTCCGGTTGGAAAAATAACTTCAACAATTATGTGGATCTCAACTGGATTCCTAGATATATTGTAGTTGACCAAAAATCGGATATTGCAAAATATTATGCGATTTCTCCCGAAGACCCAGAAATCCAATCGACAATAGATAAGCTGACAAAATAA
- the dinB gene encoding DNA polymerase IV: MQPQRKIIHVDMDAFYASVEQLDNPGLRGKAIAVGGGHRGVVAAASYEARKFGVRSAMPSKTAKEKCPHLIFVKPRFQRYKEISNKIRNIFHDYTDLVEPLSLDEAYLDVTENKKDIESANDIAREIRKRIFEETGLTASAGISVNKFLAKVASDINKPNGQKTIHPTKIDEFLENLPIEKFYGVGKVTANKMHTLHIFKGADLKAKTLEQLEGLFGKSGIYYYNVVRGIHNGEVKPNRIQKSVAVERTFWDDINEDEEIDEKLKSLSQELEERLGRKEIKGKTLTLKIKYKDFSLYTRSKTQELYFENAEKFYNTAKQLWELRPFDKAIRLLGLSLSNLNTEEKKQVSVQLKIPFEEFGD; this comes from the coding sequence ATGCAACCGCAACGCAAAATCATCCATGTAGATATGGACGCTTTTTATGCTTCCGTGGAGCAACTCGACAATCCGGGTTTGCGAGGGAAAGCGATTGCTGTTGGCGGCGGACATCGTGGCGTAGTTGCGGCGGCAAGCTATGAAGCGAGAAAATTCGGGGTACGTTCTGCGATGCCCAGTAAAACGGCCAAAGAAAAATGTCCACATCTCATTTTTGTAAAGCCAAGATTCCAGCGTTACAAAGAAATCTCCAACAAAATCCGAAACATCTTCCACGATTATACAGACTTGGTCGAACCACTTTCTTTGGATGAGGCCTATCTGGATGTCACTGAAAATAAGAAAGATATAGAATCTGCCAACGATATTGCCAGAGAAATCCGAAAACGAATATTTGAAGAAACTGGATTAACCGCTTCTGCAGGCATTTCCGTCAATAAATTTTTGGCAAAAGTCGCTTCTGACATCAATAAACCGAATGGGCAGAAAACCATTCATCCCACAAAAATTGATGAATTTTTGGAAAATCTCCCGATTGAGAAGTTTTACGGCGTCGGAAAAGTGACTGCTAATAAAATGCACACGCTTCACATCTTCAAAGGGGCAGATTTGAAGGCTAAGACTTTGGAACAGCTCGAAGGTCTTTTCGGAAAATCCGGAATCTATTATTATAATGTTGTACGTGGAATTCATAATGGTGAAGTAAAACCTAACCGAATCCAGAAAAGCGTTGCCGTTGAAAGAACGTTTTGGGATGACATCAATGAAGATGAGGAAATTGATGAAAAACTAAAATCTCTGAGTCAGGAACTGGAAGAACGTCTCGGAAGAAAAGAAATCAAAGGAAAAACCTTAACGCTTAAAATCAAGTACAAAGATTTTTCACTTTATACGAGAAGCAAAACTCAGGAATTATATTTTGAAAATGCAGAGAAATTCTACAATACGGCAAAACAACTTTGGGAATTGAGGCCTTTTGACAAAGCGATTCGCTTGCTTGGATTATCACTTTCCAATCTTAATACAGAAGAAAAAAAACAAGTTTCTGTCCAGTTGAAAATCCCTTTTGAAGAGTTTGGTGATTAA
- a CDS encoding alpha-amylase translates to MNGTMIQFFHWYTDGDSFLWKHTKDSAQYLSDLGITAVWLPPAYKSTNGGYSVGYDAYDLFDLGEFDQKGTTVTKYGSKEEYLDAIKSLKEKNIQVIVDVVLNHKAGGDELEKFKVIQVDEEDRNKDISDVMEIESYTKFTFPGRGDTYSDFKWDFNCFTGVDYAEGKEKGIFRLIHEHADGWDDIISDEKGNYDFLMYNDIEHRNPFVREELNHWGKWYFDQTDFDGVRLDAVKHISPDFYKEWLTLLRSNSGKNIFAVGEYWAPGELPLLEAYIDSTEGCMSLFDSSLQHNLHQASKNPDYDLREIFNETLVGSHPDKAVTVVDNHDTQPLQALEAPVETWFKPIAYALILLRKDGYPCVFYPDLYGASYKDQGKDGNEYEIFLDKVDAIEELIRARKDFAYGEQRDYFDDAHCIGWTREGDDEHQGCAVVLSNKDVNQKSMEIGKRYAGKTFYDFTKHLEDKITIDENGWADFPCPAGNVSVWVAE, encoded by the coding sequence ATGAACGGGACTATGATTCAGTTTTTCCATTGGTATACCGATGGTGATTCTTTCCTTTGGAAACACACCAAAGACTCTGCACAATATCTTTCCGACTTAGGAATCACAGCAGTTTGGCTACCTCCGGCTTACAAAAGCACAAATGGCGGCTACTCCGTTGGTTATGATGCTTACGATCTTTTTGACTTGGGAGAATTTGATCAAAAAGGAACGACTGTTACAAAATACGGTTCGAAGGAAGAATATCTGGATGCCATCAAATCTCTGAAAGAAAAAAACATCCAAGTCATAGTAGATGTTGTTCTGAATCACAAAGCCGGTGGCGATGAGCTGGAGAAATTCAAAGTTATACAGGTGGATGAGGAAGACCGCAACAAAGACATTTCTGATGTTATGGAAATCGAATCTTACACCAAATTCACCTTTCCTGGAAGAGGCGATACTTATTCTGATTTCAAATGGGATTTCAACTGTTTTACAGGTGTAGATTATGCGGAAGGTAAGGAAAAAGGAATTTTTCGTCTTATCCACGAACACGCCGATGGCTGGGATGATATTATTTCGGATGAGAAAGGAAATTATGATTTTTTGATGTATAATGATATCGAACACCGTAATCCTTTTGTTCGCGAAGAACTTAATCATTGGGGAAAATGGTATTTTGACCAGACAGATTTTGATGGCGTGAGGCTGGATGCAGTGAAACATATTTCGCCTGATTTTTATAAAGAATGGTTAACACTTCTGCGCTCCAACTCCGGAAAAAATATTTTTGCGGTTGGAGAATATTGGGCACCTGGAGAATTGCCACTTTTGGAAGCTTACATAGATTCTACCGAAGGTTGTATGAGCTTGTTTGATTCTTCCTTGCAGCATAATTTGCATCAGGCCTCCAAAAATCCGGATTATGATTTGAGAGAAATTTTCAATGAAACGCTTGTGGGGTCTCATCCTGATAAAGCTGTAACTGTGGTTGACAATCACGACACGCAGCCGCTTCAGGCTTTGGAAGCTCCGGTTGAAACTTGGTTCAAACCGATTGCTTATGCTTTGATTTTGTTGAGAAAAGATGGTTATCCTTGTGTTTTCTATCCCGATTTGTACGGCGCGAGCTACAAAGACCAAGGAAAAGATGGCAACGAATATGAAATCTTCCTCGACAAAGTGGATGCGATTGAAGAACTCATCCGAGCCAGAAAGGATTTTGCTTATGGGGAGCAAAGAGATTATTTTGATGATGCACATTGCATTGGCTGGACTCGTGAAGGTGACGATGAACATCAAGGATGTGCCGTTGTTTTGAGTAACAAAGATGTGAATCAAAAATCGATGGAAATAGGAAAACGATATGCGGGAAAAACGTTCTATGATTTTACAAAACATCTCGAAGATAAAATTACAATTGATGAAAACGGTTGGGCAGATTTTCCTTGTCCTGCCGGGAATGTGAGTGTTTGGGTAGCAGAGTGA
- a CDS encoding VOC family protein, with the protein MENAEKPPKVIGIGGIFFFSDDPKETRDWYAKNLGMDITEWGATFESRNSSDPDIVESMQWSPFKTGSSYFSPSKKEFMINYRVQNIEELVKNLRGKGVTILDDIVDSEYGKFVHIIDSDDNKIELWEPPIK; encoded by the coding sequence ATGGAAAATGCAGAAAAACCGCCAAAAGTAATAGGTATCGGCGGCATCTTTTTTTTCTCCGATGACCCGAAAGAAACCAGAGATTGGTATGCCAAAAATCTTGGGATGGATATCACAGAATGGGGAGCAACATTTGAGTCCAGAAACAGTTCCGACCCAGACATCGTAGAGTCGATGCAATGGAGTCCCTTCAAAACAGGCAGTTCTTATTTTTCGCCTTCGAAAAAGGAATTTATGATTAATTATCGTGTTCAGAATATCGAAGAGCTTGTGAAAAACTTACGAGGAAAGGGGGTTACAATTTTGGATGATATTGTAGATTCTGAGTATGGAAAATTTGTTCATATAATCGATTCTGATGATAATAAGATTGAACTCTGGGAGCCTCCTATTAAATAA
- the deoC gene encoding deoxyribose-phosphate aldolase translates to MMEINQYLDSTYLKTPEQSGLTEEQTFEKVRELTDEAIAYNFKEVMIRPNYVKLIKDYLVSKNSEVLVGTVIGFHEGTYSIEDKLKEANQAVLDGVDELDYVINYEAFKAGELALVKKEFVEGTKLGLDFDKTVKWIIEIAALSDAQIADLTSNIWKWAQENFEEKDFSRIFVKSSTGFYVTEGGKPNGATFEGVKIMLDNAGKLPVKAAGGVKTPADAEKMITMGIQRIGTSAAKALLGEGEAGSGY, encoded by the coding sequence ATTATGGAAATCAATCAATATTTAGACTCAACATACCTGAAAACGCCAGAACAATCTGGGTTGACAGAAGAACAGACTTTTGAAAAAGTTAGAGAATTGACAGATGAGGCGATTGCTTACAACTTCAAAGAGGTGATGATTCGCCCGAATTATGTTAAACTCATCAAAGATTACTTAGTTTCAAAAAATTCTGAAGTTTTGGTGGGAACAGTTATTGGTTTTCACGAGGGAACATATTCTATAGAAGATAAATTGAAAGAAGCTAATCAGGCAGTTTTGGATGGCGTAGATGAGTTGGATTATGTTATCAATTATGAAGCTTTCAAAGCCGGAGAATTAGCATTGGTAAAAAAAGAATTTGTTGAAGGAACCAAATTAGGTTTGGATTTCGATAAAACAGTGAAATGGATTATCGAAATTGCTGCACTTTCAGATGCTCAAATTGCTGATTTGACTTCAAATATCTGGAAATGGGCACAAGAAAATTTTGAAGAAAAAGATTTCTCCAGAATCTTTGTTAAGTCATCAACAGGATTTTATGTGACCGAAGGTGGAAAACCGAATGGCGCAACGTTCGAAGGTGTAAAAATTATGCTGGATAATGCCGGAAAACTTCCTGTGAAAGCTGCGGGTGGAGTGAAAACACCTGCGGATGCAGAAAAAATGATTACAATGGGAATCCAGAGAATCGGAACTTCAGCAGCCAAAGCACTTCTGGGAGAGGGCGAAGCTGGATCAGGCTACTAA
- a CDS encoding Lrp/AsnC ligand binding domain-containing protein has product MKSASETGYHLDGVDKEIIYMLMDNAKTSLAHISKHVGISTTAVHQRIKKLEQAGVIENSISFLNPRKIGYKVVSYIGVFLEQPSHYQDAIKNLNLVNEVVEAHYTTGNYTIFLKVLCKDNDHLMQILNKIQKLKGVTRTETILSLEQSISRQLKV; this is encoded by the coding sequence ATGAAGAGTGCATCTGAAACCGGTTATCATTTAGACGGAGTTGACAAAGAGATTATTTATATGTTAATGGACAATGCTAAAACTTCTCTTGCACATATTTCCAAGCACGTAGGGATTTCCACAACTGCAGTTCACCAAAGAATCAAAAAACTCGAACAAGCAGGCGTAATAGAAAATTCTATTTCTTTCCTTAATCCAAGAAAAATTGGTTATAAAGTCGTTTCTTACATTGGTGTTTTCTTGGAGCAACCTAGTCATTATCAGGACGCTATCAAAAATCTTAATTTGGTAAATGAAGTAGTAGAAGCCCACTATACAACAGGAAATTACACGATTTTCCTAAAAGTACTTTGTAAAGATAATGATCACCTAATGCAGATTCTTAACAAAATCCAAAAGCTGAAAGGCGTGACAAGAACAGAAACAATTCTTTCTCTGGAGCAAAGCATCAGCAGACAATTGAAAGTTTAA